CCCGGTGCGCAGGTCGAAGCTCTGCTTGTACATGGGCGACGCCACCTTGGGCACGCCGCCGCGCGAGCCGACGATGCCGCGCGACATCACGTTGGCGCCGCTGAACGGGTCGGCGTTGTCCACCGCGAACAGCTCGCCGGGCGACGTGCGGAAGATGGCGACCTGACGGCCGCCGACGAGGGCGCACACGCCCCGGTCGTCGACCAGGTCGGTCGCCGGGCAGACGCCCACCCACGCCCCGGTCGCGACGGAGGTCGGCTCCAGGGTTGCGGTCATGACAGCACCACCTCCTGCTTCTCGTGGGGAAAGGCGGGCCGGCGCTGGCCCCGCTCGGCGACGAAGACGACGTTGGGATCGGGCTCGTCGGAGTTCACGAAGGTCCGGAAGCGCCGCATCCTCTCCGGGTCCTCGACGGTGGCCCGCCACTCGCAGCGGTAGCTCTCCACGTGGCGGGCCATGTCGGCCTCCAACTCCTGGGCCAGGCCCAGCACGTCGTCGACCACCACGGCGCGCAGGTGGTCGATGCCGCCCTCCAGCTTCTCCAGCCACACCGACGTGCGCTCCAGGCGGTCGGCCGTGCGGATGTAGAACATCAAGAAGCGGTCGATGTAGCGGACCAGCGTCGCCGAGTCGAGGTCGGCGGCCAGCAGGTCGGCGTGGCGGGGGCGCATGCCGCCGTTGCCGCACACGTAGAGGTTCCAGCCCTTCTCGGTGGCGATGACGCCGAAGTCCTTGCTCTGGGCCTCGGCGCACTCGCGGGTGCACCCCGACACCGCCGACTTGATCTTGTGGGGGGCCCGCAGGCCCCGGTAGCGCAGCTCCAGCTCGATGGCCATGCCGGTCGAGTCCTGCACGCCGTAGCGGCACCACGTGCTGCCGACGCACGACTTCACCGTGCGCAGGGCCTTGCCGTAGGCGTGGCCCGACTCCATGCCGGCGGCGATCAGGCGGGCCCAGATGGAGGGCAGCTGGTCGACCCGGGCGCCGAGCAGGTCGATGCGCTGGCCGCCGGTGATCTTGCAGTACAGGCCGAACTCCCTGGCCACCTCGCCGATGGTGATCAGCTGGTCGGGGGTGATCTCGCCGCCCGGCACGCGCGGGATCACCGAGTAGGTGCCGTCGCGCTGGATGTTGGCCAGGAAGTGGTCGTTGGTGTCCTGGAGGGGCGCCTGGCGGGGCTCGAGGATGTAGCCGCCGTTCACGCCGAGGGTGGCGAACATGGAGGCGACGGCCGGCTTGCAGATCTCGCAGCCCAGGCCCCGCCCGTGGTGGGCCAGCACCTCGGAGAACGACGTGTAGCGGTTGACCCGCACGATGTCGAACAGCTCCTGGCGGCTGTGGTCGAAGTGCTCGCACAGGTGGTTGCGGACCTCGACGCCCTTCTTGCGCAGCTCGCACTTCACCAGCTCGGTGACGAGGGGGACGCAACCGCCGCACCCCGTGCCGGCCGCCGTGCACGCCTTGACGCCGGCGACGTCGGCCACGCCTCCCGCCACCACCGCTCGTATGGCGCCCTTGGAGACGCTGTTGCACGAGCACACGGTGGCGGTGTCGGCCAGGGCGTCGACGCCCACCGTCGCCGCGCCGGCCCCGGTGGACTCGGGCAGGACCAGCTGGCCGGGACGCTCGGGCGTGGGCATGTCGCCCCTCGCCATCTGCACCAGCGTCTGGTACATCGAGGCGTCGCCCACCAGGATCCCGCCCAGCACCCGGGTGCCCGTGGAGTCCACCACCAGGCGCTTGTAGACGTTGGAGACGGCGTCGGAGAACACGATCGACTCGGCGCCGGGGGTGGCGGCGAAGGCGTCGCCGAAGCTGGCGACGTCGATCCCCATCAGCTTGAGCTTGGTGGACAGGTCGGCGCCCGCGAACACGGTGTCGCCCCCGAGCAGCCGGTCGGCCACCACCCGGGCCATCTGGTAGCCGGGGGCGACCAGCCCCCAGATGCGGCCGGCGGCGATGGCGCACTCGCCGATGGCGAAGATGGCGGGGTCGGACGTGCGGCACGCCTCGTCCACCACCACGCCGCCCCTCTCGCCCACCTCGAGGCCGGCGGCCCGGGCGAGCTCGTCACGGGGGCGGATGCCGGCGGAGAACACCACCAGGTCGATGGCCAGGTCGTCGGCGTCCTCGGCGGCGAAGCGCATGGCGGCCACCCGGCCGTCGGGGCCGGCCACGATGTCGGTCGTCGCCATCCCCGTGTGGACGTGCACGCCCAGGTCCTCGATGCGCCGGCGCAGGGCAGCGCCACCCCCGTCGTCGACCTGCACCGGCATCAGCCGCGGCGCGAACTCGACGACGTGGGTCTCCAGGCCGAGGCTGCGGAGGGCGTTGGCCGCCTCCAGCCCGAGGAGCCCGCCGCCGACCACGGCGCCCACCCGGCACCCGGCGGCGTCCGCCTTCAGCGCCTCGAGGTCGTCGAGGGTCCGGTAGACGTGGCATCCGGGCAGGTCCTTTCCGGGAACGGGCGGCACGAAGGGGTACGAGCCGGTGGCGAGCACGACGGCGTCGTAGGCGATGGCCGTCCCCTGGCGGGACACGACCTTGCCGGCCTCCCGGTCGATGGAGGCGACGGCGTCGCCCACGTGGACCTCCAGCCCGGCCGACTCGAAGAACCCGGGGGCGACGAGGGACAGGTCGTCGGCCGAGGTGCCGTTGAACCACGAGCTGAGTCCGACCCGGTCGTAGGCGGGGCGGGCCTCCTCGCAGAAGGTGACGATGTCCCACTCGGCGGTGGCGCCCCGCTCGACCAGCAGCTCGAGCAGCTTGTGGCCGACCATGCCGTTGCCGGCCACGACCAGGGTGCGGCGGTCCTTCACGAGGTGACCGCCGCCAGGTGGATGGCCGCGCCGGCGACCCCGTCGGCGATGACGGGGCCGACGGCTCGACGCGCGCCCGCACCGGCGGAGGCCGGCGGGGGGCTGGGGGCGAGCCACGGCGGGCAGCCGGTGCGGGCACGTGCGCGTCGTACGGCCATGGGTCACAGCCAACCGCACGGCTGTGTTCCGGCCGTTGCCTCCGTGTCAACGGACCACGACGAACCGCTGACGGCCGCCCGCCCCCGGCGTGCGGGGATTGGAACCCACTCGTAACAATCGGGCTTCGCCCGGGCCGGGCGCTGACGCGCCGAAGGCGCCCCGCAGGGCGCCTTCGGGCGTTCGGAGGCGGTTCAGGCGGAGGTCAGACGTTGCCCCGCCAGGCGCCGGTCTCGGCGCCGCGCGACTCGATGAACTTCTTGAACCGCTCGAGGTCGCCCTCGACCCGGCGGTCGATGATCCCGAGGGCGTCACCGGCCTTCTCCTTGAGCCCCTCGGTCTCGTAGTCGATCTGGAGCTCGATCTCGGTCCGCTGGGGGCCGGCCTGGCGGAAGCTGACCGCCCCGGCGTTGGTCTTGCCGCCGATGGCCTGCCAGGCGATGCGGGTGTCAGGGGTCTGGTCGACGATCTGGGCGTCCCACTCGCGGCGGGTGCCACCGATCTCGGCGACCCAGTGGAGGCGGGTGTCGTCCAGCTGGGTGACGGACTCCACGCCCTCCATGAACTCGGGGAAGTCCTCGAACTGCGTCCACTGGTTGTAGACGGTGGTCACGGGAAGATCGACGGTGATCGACTTGCGCACGGTACCCATCGGGTGCACCTCCGTTGGTGTCGGGTGGGACGTTCGGGTGGACTCGGGTTCCTACCCGCCGGTGCGAGCCGCTATGCGGGATAGGCCCGGGAATCCAGGCCGTGGCGGAAGGTGATGCTGATGCGGGGGCCGGCCTGCGCTACCTTGGGGACGGTGTGCTGCCAGCGGCGCTGGCAGGCGCCCCCCGTCACCAGGAGGTCGCCTCGGCCGAGGTGGAAGGTGAGCGTCCGGCGCCCTCCCGCCGGCCCGTCGCGGTTGTGCGGTGCGGGGCGCAGCAGGAAGGCCCGGGGCTGGCCGACGGAGACGATGGCGACCACCGGCTCGGCGATCTCCCGGGCGATGTGGTCCCCGTGCCACGCCACGCTGTCCCGGCCGTCCCGGTAGAGGTTGAGGCCCATGGAGTCCAGATCGACGCCGTAGCGGGCCGACAGGACGGCGCGCATGCGCTCCAGCACGGGCGGGTCGAGCGGAAGGCCCGACTCGGCCCGCCACCACGACGTGAGGCGCGGCTCCTCCACCACCTGCCCGTACATGTGCCGCCGGCGCTGGTCCCACGCCTTCGAGGCGACCAGGTCGGCGAACAGCCGGTCCGAGCTCGCCACCCATCCGGGCTGGTGGTCGACCCACGACGTGGGGTCGAGCTGCACTCGGGCCAGGCCCTCGAACGACTCGTCGACGTCGACGCCGGCGTCGGGCCCGGCGTCGAGCAGCGAGGGCTGGAACGCGAGCTGCGGCGACTGGCGGGGTCCCATGGGGACCACCCAATCTACCGGCGATGCGACCGTTCTCCGGACGCGATCCGCCGGATAGCGGCGTTCTGCGTCCAGAGAACGGGACGGGCGCGGCTACGCCGGGACGAGGCCTCCGCCGACCGGCTCGATGCCGAGGTCGCGGTAGGTGACGAGGGCCAGGTAGGGGATGCCCTTGGCTGTGAAGTAGGCGGCCGCGACTTCCCCCCGGTCGACCAGGGTGGCCGCTCCGACGACGGTGGCGCCGAGGGCGACGATGGCGTCGTGGGCCTTCTGGACCGACCCGCCGGTGGTGACGGCGTCGTCCACCAGGAGGACCCGCGTCCCGGCCCCGACCCGGGCACCCTCCACCAGCCGGTCGGTGCCGCGGCCCTTGGGCTCCTTGCGAACCACGAACCACTCGGCTCCCGACAGCAGGGCGATGCCGTGGGCCAGGTGGTCTGCGCCCATGGTGAGCCCGCCCACGGCGTCGAACTCGATGCCGTCGACCGCCTCCAGGAACGCCCGGCAGGCGACCTCCAGGTCGGCGCCGCGCGACAGGGCGGCCTTGCCGTCCACGAAGTCCCGGCTGAGCTGGCCCGACCGCAGCACGATCGGCTCCTCCAGGCGCAGCAGCCCCCGGGCCCGCACGATCTCGACGACCTGGTCCCGCAGGCTGGCCATGGGTGCTCCCGTCATCTCGCTGCGCCATGCTTGCACGGATGGCGCCGACGCCCGTCTACCTGGAGGTCGGTGCGAAGAAGGTGTTCGCCTGCTCGCTGGACTGGCCCGGGTGGTGCCGCGCCGACCGGACGGAGGAGGCGGCCCTGGAGGCCCTGGGCGCCTACGCCGGCCGGTACTCGGCCGTGGCGGCCGCCGCCGGCGTGCGCTTCCCGTCGACGGCCGGCCGCAGCTTCGACGTGGTCGAGCGGGTGAAGGGGTCGGCCACCACCGACTTCGGGGCGCCGGGCGAGGCGGCGTCCGCCGACGCCGAGCCCCTCACCGCCGCCCGGGCGGAGCGGCTGGCGTCGCTCGTCGAGGCGTCGTGGGTCGTGCTGGCGGCGGTCGCCGGGTCGGCGCCGGCCCAGCTGCGCAAGGGCCCACGGGGCGGCGGGCGGGACCGGGACGGGATCGTGGCCCACGTGGCGTCGGCCGAGTTCGGCTACGCCCGCAAGCTCGGCGTCCGCCACAAGGCTGCCGACGACCCCCTCGCCGCGCCCGAAGCGGTGGAGGCGCTGCGCGCCGAGGTCCTGGAGGCGTTGCGCTCGGCGCGGAAGGGCGAGCCGCTGGTCGACAACGGGTGGCTGCCCCGCTACGCCGCCCGCCGCTTCGCCTGGCACGCCGTCGACCACGCCTGGGAGATCGAGGACCGCTCCGAGCCCGGCTGACGATGGCAGAGGAGACGCATGCTGCGGCGGTCGTCGGCCGGGCCGGGCGCCGACGCCGTGGTAGCGGTCGTGGCGTGGCCGTCGCCGGGGTGCAGGGGCGGTCGCGACGAGGAGGCCCGGGTGAGTCGTCGGGCGCCCCGGCCAGCAACCGGTGTCGGTCCCCGACGCAGGGCGCCTGCCGTCAGGGGCGGCGGTCGGCCTCGGCGGCGGCCTTGAGCCGGGCCAGCGTGGACCTGACCCCGTCCTCCATGTCGGCCCGCCGGTCGGTCACGCCCGTCGTCACCTTGGTGAGCCAGCGGGAGAACGGGCCGAGCGGTTTGTCCATCTCGAACGATTCGATGACGAGGGTGCCGCCGTCGACGGCTTCGAAGCGGTACCGCCACTCGGTCTTGGAGCTGAGCGTCCGGAAGGCGAAGCTGCGGCCCGGCTCGGCCTCGGTCACCTCACAGGTCGTGGACCACTTCGACCTCCCGCGCCGGTTCCGGCCCTTGAACCGGGCACCCACGACGGCGCCGGTGGCACCGTCGATCCACTCGCCGCCCTCGTTCTCCGGGCTCCACTCGCCCATCCGGGTGATGTCCGTGACCATCGACCACAGCACCGCCGGGTCGGCGCCCACCGTCACGCTGGCCTGGCCCGTCCGCCCGTCACCCGTCATGGCGCCCCCCACGCTCCCGGACGCTACGCCTCCGTCGTCGGGCGCGGCGGGGTCACGCCGGGTCCGGGTGGGCGCCGACCCGGCGGTGCTGTGGTCGATGGTCACGGACATCACCCGGATGGGCGAGTGGAGCC
This window of the Acidimicrobiales bacterium genome carries:
- a CDS encoding orotate phosphoribosyltransferase translates to MTGAPMASLRDQVVEIVRARGLLRLEEPIVLRSGQLSRDFVDGKAALSRGADLEVACRAFLEAVDGIEFDAVGGLTMGADHLAHGIALLSGAEWFVVRKEPKGRGTDRLVEGARVGAGTRVLLVDDAVTTGGSVQKAHDAIVALGATVVGAATLVDRGEVAAAYFTAKGIPYLALVTYRDLGIEPVGGGLVPA
- the nirD gene encoding nitrite reductase small subunit NirD — its product is MTATLEPTSVATGAWVGVCPATDLVDDRGVCALVGGRQVAIFRTSPGELFAVDNADPFSGANVMSRGIVGSRGGVPKVASPMYKQSFDLRTGLCLDDPSVALPVYLVRERAGRIEVAVP
- a CDS encoding SRPBCC family protein, which codes for MGTVRKSITVDLPVTTVYNQWTQFEDFPEFMEGVESVTQLDDTRLHWVAEIGGTRREWDAQIVDQTPDTRIAWQAIGGKTNAGAVSFRQAGPQRTEIELQIDYETEGLKEKAGDALGIIDRRVEGDLERFKKFIESRGAETGAWRGNV
- the nirB gene encoding nitrite reductase large subunit NirB — translated: MKDRRTLVVAGNGMVGHKLLELLVERGATAEWDIVTFCEEARPAYDRVGLSSWFNGTSADDLSLVAPGFFESAGLEVHVGDAVASIDREAGKVVSRQGTAIAYDAVVLATGSYPFVPPVPGKDLPGCHVYRTLDDLEALKADAAGCRVGAVVGGGLLGLEAANALRSLGLETHVVEFAPRLMPVQVDDGGGAALRRRIEDLGVHVHTGMATTDIVAGPDGRVAAMRFAAEDADDLAIDLVVFSAGIRPRDELARAAGLEVGERGGVVVDEACRTSDPAIFAIGECAIAAGRIWGLVAPGYQMARVVADRLLGGDTVFAGADLSTKLKLMGIDVASFGDAFAATPGAESIVFSDAVSNVYKRLVVDSTGTRVLGGILVGDASMYQTLVQMARGDMPTPERPGQLVLPESTGAGAATVGVDALADTATVCSCNSVSKGAIRAVVAGGVADVAGVKACTAAGTGCGGCVPLVTELVKCELRKKGVEVRNHLCEHFDHSRQELFDIVRVNRYTSFSEVLAHHGRGLGCEICKPAVASMFATLGVNGGYILEPRQAPLQDTNDHFLANIQRDGTYSVIPRVPGGEITPDQLITIGEVAREFGLYCKITGGQRIDLLGARVDQLPSIWARLIAAGMESGHAYGKALRTVKSCVGSTWCRYGVQDSTGMAIELELRYRGLRAPHKIKSAVSGCTRECAEAQSKDFGVIATEKGWNLYVCGNGGMRPRHADLLAADLDSATLVRYIDRFLMFYIRTADRLERTSVWLEKLEGGIDHLRAVVVDDVLGLAQELEADMARHVESYRCEWRATVEDPERMRRFRTFVNSDEPDPNVVFVAERGQRRPAFPHEKQEVVLS
- a CDS encoding SRPBCC family protein, which gives rise to LHSPIRVMSVTIDHSTAGSAPTRTRRDPAAPDDGGVASGSVGGAMTGDGRTGQASVTVGADPAVLWSMVTDITRMGEWSPENEGGEWIDGATGAVVGARFKGRNRRGRSKWSTTCEVTEAEPGRSFAFRTLSSKTEWRYRFEAVDGGTLVIESFEMDKPLGPFSRWLTKVTTGVTDRRADMEDGVRSTLARLKAAAEADRRP
- a CDS encoding alpha-ketoglutarate-dependent dioxygenase AlkB, yielding MGPRQSPQLAFQPSLLDAGPDAGVDVDESFEGLARVQLDPTSWVDHQPGWVASSDRLFADLVASKAWDQRRRHMYGQVVEEPRLTSWWRAESGLPLDPPVLERMRAVLSARYGVDLDSMGLNLYRDGRDSVAWHGDHIAREIAEPVVAIVSVGQPRAFLLRPAPHNRDGPAGGRRTLTFHLGRGDLLVTGGACQRRWQHTVPKVAQAGPRISITFRHGLDSRAYPA